In a single window of the Neodiprion virginianus isolate iyNeoVirg1 chromosome 1, iyNeoVirg1.1, whole genome shotgun sequence genome:
- the LOC124305301 gene encoding nucleoporin NSP1-like isoform X1, with amino-acid sequence MTTCKYFLQGNCRFGQYCRFAHTANTNYGDNSALANKPSYTGVKTLAFAVAEEVLFVERGGQWPLSCFGPFKERPCIPGMEDFSPDEFHWEIYQAQKNGTVEQTKLQFQQLCQDMKAKRDLLKNPTQEIAAMLEYLQKSGQDNTFNTNNSLTKHSNFSFATPQLAIPSTGTPASNLFTSKPFNAINTSNPFGGATSTFGATGPTIFAFSSPTNSSTFGAKPNFGANPVFGGTGNPVSSFGTAVNNPSSVFAGGNQNASSFGNTAAQNPPAFNAQPVFGQSSAFGTSNSENTPFGRLQSTQSNTIFGGTTTLTNSVFGGTAPTAATTSIFASTQPATTSLFGGVSQQTASSIFGGSSMTGNSSLGSAQTSLFGQPKTGTIFGGGPVFGGAPTFGAQSTPGIFGGQSTFGSVPTTSSNVFGGTTAATPTFGSIGHTAPTSFSSVVKSQTANFSNNQNPPPFGSPVSTSSASPFNSIVSTGSTPFVKSPGPFTTATVALTPFSGANRFGSVGQTIDSTVGFGATPTQSETPFGTTHAVDISPFNQGSSFGGVPNSSPFSTTNTIVSTAASPFANQSQLTSNSPFVGSNLTSQGSVLTSSQTTLFANSPFASVQREIESIDESSYTIEGQLTDDEKAVYLAKQFTLGRIPLKPPTKELR; translated from the exons ATGACAACGTGCAAGTATTTTCTACAAGGCAATTGTCGTTTCGGCCAATATTGTCGATTCGCACATACAGCCAATACAAATTACG GTGATAACTCGGCCCTGGCAAACAAGCCCAGTTACACAGGAGTAAAGACATTAGC CTTTGCAGTTGCTGAGGAAGTCTTGTTCGTTGAACGAGGTGGACAATGGCCGTTATCTTGTTTCGGTCCATTCAAAGAACGACCGTGTATACCAGGCATGGAAGACTTTTCACCTGATGAATTTCATTGGGAAATATATCAAGCACAAAAAAATGGCACCGTCGAACAGACT AAACTTCAATTCCAACAATTGTGTCAAGATATGAAAGCTAAACGTGACCTTTTGAAGAATCCTACGCAAGAAATTGCAGCTATGCTG GAATATCTTCAAAAAAGTGGGCAAGATAACACTTTTAATACAAATAATTCCTTGACGAAACattcaaatttctcatttGCTACTCCTCAATTGGCAATACCCAGCACGGGTACACCTGCATCGAACTTGTTTACTTCAAAGCCATTTAATGCCATCAACACTTCCAATCCCTTTGGAGGAGCGACATCAACGTTCGGTGCTACAGGCCCAACAATTTTCGCCTTTAGCAGTCCAACGAACAGTTCAACTTTTGGCGCAAAGCCAAATTTTGGTGCCAATCCTGTTTTTGGAGGTACTGGAAATCCTGTGTCGTCATTTGGTACTGCTGTCAACAATCCAAGTTCAGTATTTGCTGGTGGAAATCAGAATGCTTCATCTTTCGGGAATACTGCTGCTCAAAATCCGCCCGCTTTTAATGCCCAGCCTGTATTTGGTCAATCTAGTGCATTTGGTACTTCAAATTCAGAGAACACCCCTTTTGGAAGACTGCAATCGACTCAATCAAATACAATATTTGGTGGAACCACGACACTGACCAATTCCGTATTTGGTGGAACAGCACCGACTGCAGCAACTACCTCAATTTTTGCTAGTACCCAACCTGCTACAACGTCATTGTTTGGTGGGGTATCCCAACAAACTGCAAGTTCTATTTTTGGTGGATCATCAATGACGGGGAATAGCTCATTGGGATCTGCGCAGACTTCTCTATTCGGACAACCAAAGACTGGTACGATTTTTGGTGGCGGTCCAGTATTTGGTGGGGCTCCAACCTTCGGTGCGCAATCAACCCCAGGAATATTTGGTGGGCAATCAACCTTTGGGAGTGTTCCTACAACTTCAAGTAATGTTTTTGGTGGGACAACTGCGGCTACACCAACGTTTGGATCCATTGGACACACTGCTCCTACATCATTTAGCTCTGTGGTCAAATCTCAGACAGCCAATTtcagcaataaccaaaatcCGCCCCCATTTGGGTCACCAGTATCTACATCTAGTGCAAGCCCATTTAATTCTATAGTATCCACAGGTAGCACACCATTCGTTAAATCTCCAGGGCCATTTACTACTGCTACAGTTGCGTTAACTCCGTTTTCTGGAGCTAATCGGTTCGGATCTGTTGGTCAAACGATAGACTCAACTGTAGGATTTGGCGCAACTCCAACACAGTCAGAAACGCCATTTGGGACTACTCATGCAGTTGATATTTCACCATTCAACCAAGGATCATCATTCGGAGGTGTGCCAAATTCTTCGCCATTTTCTACTACCAATACTATCGTTTCCACAGCCGCCAGTCCATTTGCAAATCAGTCACAGCTGACTAGCAATTCACCTTTCGTAGGATCTAATTTGACCAGCCAAGGATCCGTGCTCACATCATCGCAAACTACGTTGTTTGCTAATTCACCATTTGCATCTGTGCAGAGGGAGATTGAGAGTATTGATGAAAGTTCTTATACAATTGAAGGACAGCTAACAGATGATGAAAAAGCCGTGTACTTAGCTAAACAGTTTACGTTAGGCAGGATTCCATTGAAACCACCTACAAAAGAACTACGTTAA
- the LOC124305317 gene encoding serine/threonine-protein kinase RIO3-like isoform X2: MPEPTPEECGLLELDDTDSDAVIAQTLQAQFNREYDSMLKRTEDKFNGFSKVNVSYSNYRTCPSVEPDERKPEVDEENRDWDRFVSVEKEYASIPRCGYKRVGEGSEIITKHDMLMSSRINACRVLAFPPGIKTGDAGSFDMKLNNKVFNSLRAHSHAHCAREKAKARPNPKQIVDKIPLPVSQD; this comes from the exons ATGCCAGAACCAACACCAGAAGAGTGCGGATTGTTAGAGCTCGATGACACGGATAGTGATGCAGTGATTGCACAAACGTTGCAAGCTCAGTTCAATCGAGAATATGACTCAATGCTTAAACGTACTGAAGATAAATTCAATGGCTTCTCCAAAG TTAATGTTTCCTATTCAAATTATCGAACGTGTCCATCTGTCGAACCTGATGAACGTAAGCCTGAAGTAGACGAGGAAAATAGAGACTGGGATAGATTTGTG AGCGTGGAAAAAGAGTACGCTTCCATTCCACGTTGCGGATATAAGAGAGTTGGTGAGGGATCGGAGATCATTACAAAACATGACATGCTGATGTCATCCAGAATCAATGCTTGTAGAGTACTTGCTTTTCCACCTGGAATAAAAACAGGCGATGCTGGCAGTTTtgatatgaaattgaataacaaggttttcaattcgttgaGAGCGCACAGTCATGCGCATTGTGCTCGTGAGAAGGCCAAAGCAAGACCTAATCCTAAACAAATAGTAGATAAAATCCCACTACCTGTTTCGCAAGATTGA
- the LOC124305317 gene encoding serine/threonine-protein kinase RIO3-like isoform X1 — translation MSSPWGKIQPPATAVSLTEIMSEEVAKDLQEKEIRKHADLVMPEPTPEECGLLELDDTDSDAVIAQTLQAQFNREYDSMLKRTEDKFNGFSKVNVSYSNYRTCPSVEPDERKPEVDEENRDWDRFVSVEKEYASIPRCGYKRVGEGSEIITKHDMLMSSRINACRVLAFPPGIKTGDAGSFDMKLNNKVFNSLRAHSHAHCAREKAKARPNPKQIVDKIPLPVSQD, via the exons ATGTCATCACCATGGGGTAAAATTCAACCACCCGCGACAGCAGTCAGTCTTACTGAAATAATGTCAGAGGAAGTGGCTAAAGACTTACAAGAAAA agAAATCCGTAAACACGCAGACCTGGTAATGCCAGAACCAACACCAGAAGAGTGCGGATTGTTAGAGCTCGATGACACGGATAGTGATGCAGTGATTGCACAAACGTTGCAAGCTCAGTTCAATCGAGAATATGACTCAATGCTTAAACGTACTGAAGATAAATTCAATGGCTTCTCCAAAG TTAATGTTTCCTATTCAAATTATCGAACGTGTCCATCTGTCGAACCTGATGAACGTAAGCCTGAAGTAGACGAGGAAAATAGAGACTGGGATAGATTTGTG AGCGTGGAAAAAGAGTACGCTTCCATTCCACGTTGCGGATATAAGAGAGTTGGTGAGGGATCGGAGATCATTACAAAACATGACATGCTGATGTCATCCAGAATCAATGCTTGTAGAGTACTTGCTTTTCCACCTGGAATAAAAACAGGCGATGCTGGCAGTTTtgatatgaaattgaataacaaggttttcaattcgttgaGAGCGCACAGTCATGCGCATTGTGCTCGTGAGAAGGCCAAAGCAAGACCTAATCCTAAACAAATAGTAGATAAAATCCCACTACCTGTTTCGCAAGATTGA
- the LOC124305301 gene encoding nucleoporin NSP1-like isoform X2 — translation MKAKRDLLKNPTQEIAAMLEYLQKSGQDNTFNTNNSLTKHSNFSFATPQLAIPSTGTPASNLFTSKPFNAINTSNPFGGATSTFGATGPTIFAFSSPTNSSTFGAKPNFGANPVFGGTGNPVSSFGTAVNNPSSVFAGGNQNASSFGNTAAQNPPAFNAQPVFGQSSAFGTSNSENTPFGRLQSTQSNTIFGGTTTLTNSVFGGTAPTAATTSIFASTQPATTSLFGGVSQQTASSIFGGSSMTGNSSLGSAQTSLFGQPKTGTIFGGGPVFGGAPTFGAQSTPGIFGGQSTFGSVPTTSSNVFGGTTAATPTFGSIGHTAPTSFSSVVKSQTANFSNNQNPPPFGSPVSTSSASPFNSIVSTGSTPFVKSPGPFTTATVALTPFSGANRFGSVGQTIDSTVGFGATPTQSETPFGTTHAVDISPFNQGSSFGGVPNSSPFSTTNTIVSTAASPFANQSQLTSNSPFVGSNLTSQGSVLTSSQTTLFANSPFASVQREIESIDESSYTIEGQLTDDEKAVYLAKQFTLGRIPLKPPTKELR, via the exons ATGAAAGCTAAACGTGACCTTTTGAAGAATCCTACGCAAGAAATTGCAGCTATGCTG GAATATCTTCAAAAAAGTGGGCAAGATAACACTTTTAATACAAATAATTCCTTGACGAAACattcaaatttctcatttGCTACTCCTCAATTGGCAATACCCAGCACGGGTACACCTGCATCGAACTTGTTTACTTCAAAGCCATTTAATGCCATCAACACTTCCAATCCCTTTGGAGGAGCGACATCAACGTTCGGTGCTACAGGCCCAACAATTTTCGCCTTTAGCAGTCCAACGAACAGTTCAACTTTTGGCGCAAAGCCAAATTTTGGTGCCAATCCTGTTTTTGGAGGTACTGGAAATCCTGTGTCGTCATTTGGTACTGCTGTCAACAATCCAAGTTCAGTATTTGCTGGTGGAAATCAGAATGCTTCATCTTTCGGGAATACTGCTGCTCAAAATCCGCCCGCTTTTAATGCCCAGCCTGTATTTGGTCAATCTAGTGCATTTGGTACTTCAAATTCAGAGAACACCCCTTTTGGAAGACTGCAATCGACTCAATCAAATACAATATTTGGTGGAACCACGACACTGACCAATTCCGTATTTGGTGGAACAGCACCGACTGCAGCAACTACCTCAATTTTTGCTAGTACCCAACCTGCTACAACGTCATTGTTTGGTGGGGTATCCCAACAAACTGCAAGTTCTATTTTTGGTGGATCATCAATGACGGGGAATAGCTCATTGGGATCTGCGCAGACTTCTCTATTCGGACAACCAAAGACTGGTACGATTTTTGGTGGCGGTCCAGTATTTGGTGGGGCTCCAACCTTCGGTGCGCAATCAACCCCAGGAATATTTGGTGGGCAATCAACCTTTGGGAGTGTTCCTACAACTTCAAGTAATGTTTTTGGTGGGACAACTGCGGCTACACCAACGTTTGGATCCATTGGACACACTGCTCCTACATCATTTAGCTCTGTGGTCAAATCTCAGACAGCCAATTtcagcaataaccaaaatcCGCCCCCATTTGGGTCACCAGTATCTACATCTAGTGCAAGCCCATTTAATTCTATAGTATCCACAGGTAGCACACCATTCGTTAAATCTCCAGGGCCATTTACTACTGCTACAGTTGCGTTAACTCCGTTTTCTGGAGCTAATCGGTTCGGATCTGTTGGTCAAACGATAGACTCAACTGTAGGATTTGGCGCAACTCCAACACAGTCAGAAACGCCATTTGGGACTACTCATGCAGTTGATATTTCACCATTCAACCAAGGATCATCATTCGGAGGTGTGCCAAATTCTTCGCCATTTTCTACTACCAATACTATCGTTTCCACAGCCGCCAGTCCATTTGCAAATCAGTCACAGCTGACTAGCAATTCACCTTTCGTAGGATCTAATTTGACCAGCCAAGGATCCGTGCTCACATCATCGCAAACTACGTTGTTTGCTAATTCACCATTTGCATCTGTGCAGAGGGAGATTGAGAGTATTGATGAAAGTTCTTATACAATTGAAGGACAGCTAACAGATGATGAAAAAGCCGTGTACTTAGCTAAACAGTTTACGTTAGGCAGGATTCCATTGAAACCACCTACAAAAGAACTACGTTAA